Proteins encoded in a region of the Streptomyces sp. NBC_01471 genome:
- the fahA gene encoding fumarylacetoacetase — MPEQSPLDLPEGDPFGPHNLPYGVFSTPEDPDRRRVGVRIGGHVLDAGAAAIALGSPYSRLLDHPTLNPLLAAGRTAWRDVRRALTAWVTVPAHRPVIEPLLHPVADVTMHLPYEVADYVDFYASEHHATNVGSIFRPDSAALTPNWKHLPIGYHGRSGTVVVSGTDVVRPSGQRKAPSDPAPVFGPSVKLDIEAEVGFVVGVPSAQGESVPLVGYRDHVFGLQLLNDWSARDIQAWEYVPLGPFLGKSFATSVSAWVTPLEALDAARTAPPARELPLLPYLDDATAEEPGGLDLHLTIAINGRRISEPPFAGMYWTAAQMLAHTTVNGASLRTGDLFGSGTVSGPSPEQCGSLLEITWNGTRPLELDDGKRAFLEDGDEVTMTAWAPGPDGTRVGLGEVTGRIVPAP; from the coding sequence ATGCCTGAGCAGAGCCCGCTCGACCTTCCCGAAGGCGATCCCTTCGGCCCGCACAACCTGCCGTACGGAGTCTTCTCCACCCCTGAGGATCCCGACCGGCGCCGGGTGGGCGTGCGGATCGGCGGCCACGTACTGGACGCGGGGGCGGCGGCCATCGCGCTCGGCTCCCCGTACAGCAGGCTGCTCGACCACCCCACGCTCAACCCGCTGCTCGCGGCGGGCCGTACGGCGTGGCGCGACGTGCGGCGCGCGCTGACCGCCTGGGTGACCGTCCCGGCCCACCGGCCGGTCATAGAGCCGCTGCTGCACCCGGTGGCGGACGTCACGATGCACCTTCCGTACGAGGTCGCCGATTACGTCGACTTCTACGCGAGCGAGCACCACGCGACGAACGTCGGCAGCATCTTCCGGCCCGACTCGGCCGCGCTGACGCCCAACTGGAAGCATCTGCCGATCGGTTACCACGGCCGTTCGGGCACGGTCGTGGTGTCGGGCACGGATGTCGTACGTCCGTCGGGGCAGCGGAAGGCGCCGTCGGACCCGGCGCCGGTCTTCGGGCCCTCGGTCAAGCTCGACATCGAGGCGGAGGTCGGCTTCGTCGTCGGCGTCCCGTCCGCGCAGGGCGAATCCGTACCGCTGGTCGGCTACCGGGACCACGTCTTCGGCCTCCAGCTGCTCAACGACTGGTCGGCGCGCGACATCCAGGCCTGGGAGTACGTCCCCCTGGGCCCCTTCCTGGGCAAGTCCTTCGCCACCTCGGTCTCGGCCTGGGTGACACCGCTGGAGGCGCTGGACGCGGCCCGGACCGCGCCGCCCGCCCGTGAACTGCCGCTGCTCCCCTACCTCGACGACGCGACGGCCGAGGAACCGGGCGGCCTGGACCTGCACCTCACGATCGCCATCAACGGCCGGCGGATCTCCGAGCCGCCCTTCGCCGGGATGTACTGGACGGCCGCCCAGATGCTGGCCCATACGACGGTCAACGGCGCCTCGCTCCGTACCGGGGACCTCTTCGGGTCGGGCACCGTCAGCGGGCCGTCGCCCGAACAGTGCGGCTCGCTGCTCGAAATCACCTGGAACGGAACCCGCCCCCTCGAACTCGACGACGGCAAAAGGGCGTTCCTGGAGGACGGCGACGAGGTGACGATGACCGCCTGGGCCCCGGGGCCCGACGGGACACGGGTCGGCCTCGGCGAAGTGACCGGAAGGATCGTGCCCGCGCCATGA
- a CDS encoding GPP34 family phosphoprotein, giving the protein MSQEEPTLPEELLLLALDPSRGKPFCRNRYLEFGMAGAALAELELRGRISESRGKVTVDQPLLPGDPVLAQVLDLLPAPEKKRGAGGVGSPHWVRRTGRTVEGLYLDHLVDEDVLTRETRRFAGLLPYHRHPAGPRNWSAQARERFVTAEAAGFPDPRGRALAALVSAIGLSRFVARDGGRSRSAMRQLVREEWTAHAVHRAVQRDRASRSGGGG; this is encoded by the coding sequence ATGAGCCAGGAAGAGCCGACGCTCCCCGAGGAACTGCTGCTGCTCGCGCTGGACCCGAGCCGGGGCAAACCGTTCTGCCGGAACCGCTATCTGGAGTTCGGCATGGCCGGTGCGGCCCTGGCCGAACTGGAGCTGCGGGGGCGGATCTCCGAGTCGCGCGGGAAGGTGACGGTGGATCAGCCGCTGCTGCCGGGCGATCCGGTCCTCGCGCAGGTACTGGATCTGCTGCCCGCCCCGGAGAAGAAGAGGGGTGCCGGGGGCGTCGGCTCCCCTCACTGGGTCCGCCGGACCGGCCGCACGGTGGAGGGCCTGTACCTGGACCACCTGGTGGACGAGGACGTACTGACCCGTGAGACGCGGCGCTTCGCGGGGCTGCTGCCGTACCACCGCCATCCGGCGGGCCCGCGGAACTGGTCGGCGCAGGCCCGCGAGCGCTTCGTCACGGCGGAGGCGGCCGGCTTCCCGGACCCGCGCGGCCGCGCCCTGGCCGCGCTCGTCTCGGCGATCGGCCTGTCCCGGTTCGTCGCCCGGGACGGCGGGAGGTCCCGTTCGGCGATGCGGCAGCTGGTACGCGAGGAGTGGACGGCACACGCGGTGCACCGCGCCGTCCAACGCGACCGGGCGAGCCGGAGCGGCGGCGGAGGGTGA
- the recQ gene encoding DNA helicase RecQ, which translates to MKGSGEAVAERTEQAERTTHAQGAESEALSTLHRVFGYDAFRGEQEEIIGQVVDGGDAVVLMPTGGGKSLCYQIPALVRPGTGVVISPLIALMQDQVDALRALGVRAGFMNSTQDFDERRTVEAELLAGELDLLYLAPERLRVEATLGLLSRAKISVFAIDEAHCVASWGHDFRPDYLALSLLGERWPDVPRIALTATATRATHQEITERLGMPDARHFVAGFDRPNIQYRIVPKNDPKKQLLAFLKEEHAGDAGIVYCLSRASVERTAEYLCKNGVEAVPYHAGLDAGTRAVHQSRFLREDGLVVVATIAFGMGIDKPDVRFVAHLDLPKSVEGYYQETGRAGRDGLPSTAWMTYGLQDVVQQRKMIQSGEGGEAFRRRAAAHLDAMLALCETADCRRAQLLQYFGQEAVTPACGNCDTCLSPPETWNGTVAAQKVLSTVVRLERERRQKFGAGQIIDILLGRRTAKVIQFDHDQLSVFGIGEDLPEAQWRGVVRQLLAQGLLAVEGEYGTLVLTGTSGSVLSAETEVRLRKEPEKAVVARAAKGEKKARAAAAAADLPADAVPVFEALRTWRGKQAKEQGVPAYVIFHDATLREIATVRPATLGELGGIGGLGEKKLATYGEGVLGVLGESAGAGGTAPEPGGTAPEQAGRAPEQAGAAAQPGGPGPSAPARVPAQGDPDDPGAWDEPDFADYPDDPEA; encoded by the coding sequence ATGAAGGGGAGTGGCGAGGCAGTGGCCGAGCGTACGGAGCAGGCAGAGCGGACCACGCACGCGCAGGGCGCGGAGAGCGAGGCGCTCAGCACCCTGCACCGGGTCTTCGGCTACGACGCCTTCCGTGGCGAGCAGGAAGAGATCATCGGGCAGGTGGTGGACGGCGGGGACGCCGTCGTGCTGATGCCGACCGGTGGCGGAAAGTCTCTCTGCTACCAGATTCCCGCCCTGGTCAGACCAGGTACGGGCGTGGTGATCTCCCCGCTGATCGCACTGATGCAGGACCAGGTGGACGCGCTGCGCGCCCTCGGGGTGCGCGCGGGCTTCATGAACTCCACGCAGGACTTCGACGAGCGCCGCACCGTCGAGGCCGAGCTGCTCGCCGGCGAGCTGGACCTGCTCTACCTGGCGCCCGAGCGGCTGCGGGTCGAGGCCACCCTCGGCCTGCTGAGCCGGGCGAAGATCTCCGTGTTCGCGATCGACGAAGCGCACTGCGTCGCCAGCTGGGGACACGACTTCCGCCCCGACTACCTGGCGCTCTCGCTGCTCGGCGAGCGCTGGCCGGACGTCCCGCGCATCGCCCTGACGGCCACCGCCACCCGCGCCACGCACCAGGAGATCACCGAGCGGCTCGGCATGCCGGACGCGCGGCACTTCGTGGCGGGCTTCGACCGGCCCAACATCCAGTACCGGATCGTCCCCAAGAACGACCCCAAGAAGCAGCTGCTCGCCTTCCTCAAGGAGGAGCACGCGGGGGACGCCGGAATCGTCTACTGCCTCTCCCGGGCCTCCGTCGAGCGGACCGCCGAGTACCTCTGCAAGAACGGCGTCGAGGCCGTGCCGTACCACGCGGGGCTCGACGCGGGCACCCGCGCGGTCCACCAGTCGCGCTTCCTGCGCGAGGACGGCCTCGTGGTCGTCGCGACGATCGCCTTCGGGATGGGCATCGACAAGCCCGACGTCCGGTTCGTCGCCCACCTCGACCTGCCCAAGTCGGTGGAGGGGTACTACCAGGAGACCGGGCGCGCCGGGCGGGACGGCCTGCCGTCCACGGCGTGGATGACGTACGGGCTCCAGGACGTCGTGCAGCAGCGCAAGATGATCCAGAGCGGTGAGGGCGGCGAGGCGTTCCGCCGCCGGGCCGCGGCCCATCTCGACGCGATGCTGGCGCTCTGCGAGACGGCCGACTGCCGCCGCGCCCAACTGCTCCAGTACTTCGGCCAGGAGGCGGTGACGCCCGCCTGCGGGAACTGCGACACCTGCCTCAGCCCGCCGGAGACCTGGAACGGCACGGTGGCCGCACAGAAGGTGCTGTCGACGGTCGTGCGGCTGGAGCGGGAGCGCAGGCAGAAGTTCGGCGCCGGCCAGATCATCGACATCCTGCTCGGCCGCAGGACGGCCAAGGTCATCCAGTTCGACCACGACCAGCTCTCCGTCTTCGGTATCGGTGAGGACCTGCCGGAGGCCCAGTGGCGCGGCGTGGTGCGGCAGTTGCTGGCCCAGGGGCTGCTGGCCGTGGAGGGGGAGTACGGCACGCTGGTGCTGACCGGGACCAGTGGGTCCGTGCTCTCGGCGGAGACCGAGGTCCGGCTGCGCAAGGAGCCGGAGAAGGCCGTGGTGGCGCGGGCGGCCAAGGGCGAGAAGAAGGCCAGGGCGGCAGCGGCGGCGGCCGATCTGCCCGCCGACGCGGTGCCGGTCTTCGAGGCGCTGCGGACCTGGCGCGGCAAACAGGCCAAGGAGCAGGGTGTCCCGGCGTATGTGATCTTCCACGACGCGACGCTGCGGGAGATCGCCACGGTGCGGCCCGCCACGCTCGGTGAGCTCGGCGGAATCGGCGGCCTCGGCGAGAAGAAGCTCGCGACGTACGGGGAGGGCGTGCTCGGGGTGCTGGGCGAGTCGGCCGGTGCGGGCGGCACCGCACCGGAGCCGGGTGGCACCGCACCGGAGCAGGCCGGTAGGGCACCGGAGCAGGCCGGTGCGGCGGCCCAGCCCGGTGGGCCCGGCCCCTCGGCCCCGGCCCGGGTGCCCGCGCAGGGCGACCCGGACGACCCGGGCGCCTGGGACGAGCCGGACTTCGCGGACTACCCCGACGACCCGGAGGCGTAG
- the nuoN gene encoding NADH-quinone oxidoreductase subunit NuoN, with protein MSATAVHSLWTMGAAGPIGKIPTPHIEYAQLSPVLIILGAAMLGVLVEAFVPRRGRYYTQVFLAVVAIVSSFATVVALAAGGYGSTKAHIAAMGAVAVDGPALFLQGTILLASLVAIFTFAERRLDPEVHGNRTDSFAAQAAAVPGSEGEQEAVKAGFTTTEVFPLALFAIGGMLVFPAANDLLTLFVALEVFSLPLYLLCAVARRKRLMSQEAAVKYFLLGAFSSAFLLFGIALLYGYAGSVSYARIADVVDGTVQNVDPALADTMGNDALLLIGGAMILLGLLFKVGAVPFHMWTPDVYQGAPTPVTGFMAAATKVAAFGALLRLLYVVLPGLRWDWRPVMWAVAIITMLGGAIVAITQTDIKRMLAYSSIAHAGFILAGVIATTPEGISSVLFYLVTYSFVTIGAFAVVTLVRDAGGEATHLSKWAGLGRRSPLVAAVFAVFLLAFAGIPLTSGFSGKFAVFKAAADGGAGGLVVVGVISSAIAAFFYIRVIVLMFFSEPKADGPTVAVPSPLTMTTIAVGVAVTLVLGLAPQYFLDLAGQAGSFAR; from the coding sequence GTGAGCGCAACAGCTGTCCACAGTCTGTGGACCATGGGGGCGGCGGGCCCCATCGGCAAGATCCCGACCCCGCACATCGAGTACGCGCAGCTCTCACCCGTGCTGATCATTCTCGGTGCGGCCATGCTGGGCGTCCTCGTCGAGGCCTTCGTGCCGCGCCGGGGCCGCTACTACACCCAGGTGTTCCTCGCCGTGGTGGCGATCGTCTCCTCCTTCGCGACGGTCGTCGCGCTGGCGGCGGGCGGATACGGCTCGACCAAGGCGCACATCGCGGCGATGGGCGCCGTCGCGGTCGACGGACCGGCGCTCTTCCTGCAGGGCACCATCCTGCTCGCCTCGCTCGTGGCGATCTTCACCTTCGCCGAGCGCAGGCTCGACCCGGAGGTGCACGGCAACCGCACGGACTCCTTCGCCGCACAGGCCGCGGCCGTGCCGGGCAGCGAGGGCGAACAGGAAGCGGTCAAGGCCGGGTTCACCACCACCGAGGTCTTCCCGCTCGCGCTGTTCGCGATCGGCGGCATGCTCGTCTTCCCCGCGGCCAACGATCTGCTGACGCTCTTCGTGGCACTGGAGGTCTTCTCGCTGCCGCTCTACCTGCTGTGCGCCGTCGCCCGCCGCAAGCGGCTGATGTCGCAGGAAGCGGCCGTGAAGTACTTCCTGCTCGGGGCGTTCTCCTCGGCCTTCCTGCTCTTCGGGATCGCCCTGCTCTACGGCTACGCGGGCTCCGTCTCGTACGCCCGGATCGCCGACGTGGTCGACGGCACCGTGCAGAACGTCGACCCGGCGCTCGCCGACACCATGGGCAACGACGCGCTGCTGCTCATCGGCGGCGCGATGATCCTGCTCGGGCTGCTCTTCAAGGTCGGCGCCGTGCCGTTCCACATGTGGACCCCGGACGTCTACCAGGGCGCACCGACCCCGGTCACCGGCTTCATGGCGGCGGCCACCAAGGTCGCCGCGTTCGGCGCGCTGCTGCGACTGCTGTACGTGGTGCTGCCCGGACTGCGCTGGGACTGGCGGCCCGTGATGTGGGCCGTCGCGATCATCACGATGCTCGGCGGTGCGATCGTCGCGATCACGCAGACCGACATCAAGCGGATGCTGGCCTACTCGTCCATCGCGCACGCCGGGTTCATCCTGGCCGGTGTCATCGCCACCACCCCGGAGGGCATCAGCTCGGTCCTCTTCTACCTGGTGACGTACTCGTTCGTGACGATCGGCGCCTTCGCCGTGGTCACCCTGGTACGGGACGCGGGCGGCGAGGCCACGCACCTCTCCAAGTGGGCGGGTCTCGGGCGGCGTTCACCGCTGGTGGCCGCGGTCTTCGCCGTCTTCCTGCTGGCCTTCGCGGGCATCCCGCTGACCAGCGGATTCAGCGGGAAGTTCGCCGTGTTCAAGGCAGCGGCCGACGGCGGGGCCGGCGGTCTGGTCGTGGTCGGTGTGATCTCGTCCGCCATCGCCGCGTTCTTCTACATCCGGGTCATCGTGCTGATGTTCTTCAGCGAGCCGAAGGCGGACGGCCCGACGGTCGCCGTGCCGTCGCCGCTGACGATGACGACGATCGCCGTGGGGGTCGCGGTCACGCTGGTGCTGGGGCTCGCCCCGCAGTACTTCCTGGACCTGGCCGGCCAGGCGGGATCCTTCGCGCGGTAG
- a CDS encoding NADH-quinone oxidoreductase subunit M — MSFPLLTATAALPAVGAIATAAVPAARRTAAKWLALLFSLGTLALGAVQLVRFDPGGARYQLTESHAWIKDFGVRYELGVDGIGLVMLALTALLIPFVILAGWHDADPSPSSQLRSSSGGPNETRPYRWRPTQGFFALILAVEAMVILSFEATDVFLFYILFEAMLIPMYFLIGGFGDRAHAGGDEAAATQRSYAAVKFLLYNLVGGLLMLAAVIGLYVVAGNFSLQEIATARANGSLHMATGTERWLFLGFFFAFAVKAPLWPLHTWLPNAMGEATAPVAVLITAVVDKVGTFAMLRFCLQLFPEASKWATPVILVLALISIVYGALVAVGQRDIKRLIAYASVSHFGFIILGIFAMTSQGQSGATLYMVNHGISTAALMLVAGFLISRRGSRLIADYGGVQKVAPVLAGTFLIGGLATLSLPGLSPFVSEFLVLVGTFSAYPAAGIVATVGIVLAALYVLVLYQRTMTGPVRATVQGMADLKVRELVVVLPLIALLVFLGVYPKPLTEIVDPAVKHTMSDVQKKDPQPTVPTVEAAK; from the coding sequence ATGTCCTTTCCCCTCCTGACGGCGACCGCCGCGCTCCCGGCCGTCGGTGCGATCGCCACCGCGGCGGTCCCGGCCGCGCGGCGCACCGCGGCGAAGTGGCTCGCGCTGCTCTTCTCGCTCGGCACGCTCGCCCTGGGCGCCGTCCAGCTCGTCCGGTTCGACCCCGGCGGTGCCCGCTACCAGCTCACCGAATCGCACGCCTGGATCAAGGACTTCGGCGTGCGGTACGAGCTGGGGGTGGACGGCATCGGGCTCGTGATGCTCGCCCTGACCGCCCTGCTCATCCCGTTCGTGATCCTGGCCGGCTGGCACGACGCCGATCCTTCCCCAAGCTCTCAACTCCGTTCGAGCAGCGGAGGCCCCAATGAGACCCGGCCCTATCGATGGCGCCCGACGCAGGGCTTCTTCGCCCTGATCCTGGCCGTCGAGGCGATGGTGATCCTCTCCTTCGAGGCCACCGACGTCTTCCTCTTCTACATCCTCTTCGAAGCCATGCTCATCCCGATGTACTTCCTCATCGGCGGCTTCGGGGACCGGGCGCACGCCGGGGGCGACGAGGCGGCGGCGACCCAACGCTCGTACGCGGCGGTCAAGTTCCTCCTCTACAACCTGGTCGGCGGCCTCCTCATGCTGGCCGCGGTCATCGGCCTGTACGTGGTCGCGGGGAACTTCTCGCTCCAGGAGATCGCCACCGCGCGCGCCAACGGCTCGCTGCACATGGCGACCGGCACCGAGCGCTGGCTCTTCCTCGGCTTCTTCTTCGCCTTCGCGGTGAAGGCGCCGCTCTGGCCGCTGCACACCTGGCTGCCCAACGCCATGGGCGAGGCGACCGCCCCGGTCGCCGTGCTGATCACCGCAGTGGTCGACAAGGTCGGCACGTTCGCGATGCTGCGCTTCTGCCTCCAGCTCTTCCCGGAGGCCAGCAAGTGGGCCACCCCGGTGATCCTGGTGCTCGCGCTGATCAGCATCGTCTACGGCGCGCTGGTCGCGGTCGGCCAGCGCGACATCAAGCGGCTCATCGCGTACGCCTCGGTCTCGCACTTCGGCTTCATCATCCTGGGCATCTTCGCGATGACCAGCCAGGGCCAGTCGGGCGCGACGCTCTACATGGTCAACCACGGGATCTCGACGGCCGCCCTGATGCTGGTGGCCGGGTTCCTGATCTCGCGGCGCGGCTCGCGGCTCATCGCCGACTACGGCGGGGTGCAGAAGGTGGCCCCGGTCCTGGCCGGGACCTTCCTGATCGGCGGTCTCGCCACCCTCTCGCTGCCCGGCCTTTCGCCGTTCGTCAGTGAATTCCTGGTCCTGGTCGGCACGTTCAGCGCGTACCCGGCCGCCGGGATCGTCGCGACCGTCGGCATCGTGCTGGCCGCGCTCTACGTCCTGGTCCTCTACCAGCGCACGATGACCGGCCCGGTAAGGGCGACGGTGCAGGGCATGGCGGACCTCAAGGTCCGTGAACTGGTCGTCGTGCTGCCGCTGATCGCGCTGCTGGTCTTCCTCGGCGTCTATCCGAAGCCGCTGACGGAGATCGTCGACCCGGCCGTGAAGCACACCATGTCCGACGTCCAGAAGAAGGACCCCCAGCCCACCGTGCCCACAGTGGAGGCCGCGAAGTGA
- the nuoL gene encoding NADH-quinone oxidoreductase subunit L, which produces MENLIALLIAAPLLGAAVLLCGGRRLDRAGHWLGTLFAAASFVLAAVLFVNMLGKGADQRTLHQHLFSWIPVAGFKADAAFQLDQLSMTFVLLISGVGTLIHIYSIGYMEHDERRRRFFGYLNLFLAAMLLLVLADNYLLLYVGWEGVGLASYLLIGFWQHKPSAATAAKKAFIVNRVGDMGLSIAIMLMFTTFGTFAFGPVLHSVGGASQGKLTAIGLMLLLAACGKSAQVPLQSWLGDAMEGPTPVSALIHAATMVTAGVYLITRSGAIFNAAPTAQLAVVVVGAVTLLFGAIVGCAKDDIKKALAGSTMSQIGYMIMAAGLGPIGYAFAIMHLVTHGFFKAGLFLGAGSVMHGMNDEVDMRKYGGLRKYMPVTFVTFGLGYLAIIGFPGLSGFFSKDKIIEAAFAKGGTEGWILGGAALLGAGITAFYMTRVMLMTFFGEKRWVPDAEGHEPHPHESPRSMTIPMIILAFGSVFAGAFFGIGNRFLHWLEPITGHSEGNSPVSAGAVTAGTMVVLVIGVAIAWLVYGRKPVPAVAPKGSLLTRAARRDLLQDDFNHVVLVRGGEHLTRSLVYLDHSLVDGVVNGTAASVGGLSGRLRKLQNGYARSYAASMFGGAVILVAATLLMRAV; this is translated from the coding sequence GTGGAGAACCTGATTGCGCTGCTGATCGCAGCGCCTTTGCTCGGAGCGGCGGTACTGCTCTGCGGTGGGCGGCGGCTCGACCGTGCCGGCCACTGGCTCGGCACGCTGTTCGCGGCCGCGTCCTTCGTGCTGGCCGCCGTCCTCTTCGTGAACATGCTGGGCAAGGGAGCGGACCAACGCACCCTGCACCAGCACCTGTTCAGCTGGATCCCGGTGGCCGGTTTCAAGGCCGACGCCGCCTTCCAGCTCGACCAGCTGTCGATGACGTTCGTCCTGCTGATCTCCGGTGTGGGCACGCTGATCCACATCTACTCGATCGGCTACATGGAGCACGACGAGCGGCGCCGCCGCTTCTTCGGCTATCTGAACCTCTTCCTCGCGGCGATGCTGCTGCTGGTCCTCGCCGACAACTACCTCCTGCTGTACGTCGGCTGGGAGGGCGTGGGCCTCGCCTCGTACCTGCTGATCGGCTTCTGGCAGCACAAGCCCAGCGCGGCGACGGCGGCCAAGAAGGCCTTCATCGTCAACCGCGTCGGCGACATGGGCCTGTCGATCGCGATCATGCTGATGTTCACCACCTTCGGCACCTTCGCCTTCGGCCCGGTGCTGCACTCGGTGGGCGGCGCGTCGCAGGGCAAGCTCACCGCGATCGGCCTGATGCTGCTGCTCGCCGCCTGCGGCAAGTCGGCGCAGGTGCCGCTCCAGTCCTGGCTCGGCGACGCGATGGAGGGCCCGACCCCGGTCTCGGCCCTGATCCACGCGGCGACGATGGTGACCGCCGGCGTCTACCTCATCACCCGCTCGGGGGCGATCTTCAACGCCGCACCCACCGCGCAGCTGGCCGTCGTGGTGGTCGGCGCGGTGACGCTGCTCTTCGGGGCGATCGTCGGTTGCGCGAAGGACGACATCAAGAAGGCCCTCGCCGGTTCGACCATGTCGCAGATCGGCTACATGATCATGGCGGCGGGCCTCGGCCCCATCGGGTACGCCTTCGCGATCATGCACCTCGTCACGCACGGCTTCTTCAAGGCCGGGCTCTTCCTCGGCGCCGGTTCCGTCATGCACGGCATGAACGACGAGGTCGACATGCGGAAGTACGGCGGCCTGCGGAAGTACATGCCGGTGACCTTCGTGACCTTCGGCCTCGGCTACCTCGCGATCATCGGCTTCCCCGGCCTCTCCGGTTTCTTCTCCAAGGACAAGATCATCGAGGCGGCCTTCGCCAAGGGCGGCACCGAGGGCTGGATCCTCGGCGGCGCGGCCCTGCTGGGCGCGGGCATCACCGCCTTCTACATGACCCGGGTCATGCTGATGACGTTCTTCGGTGAGAAGCGCTGGGTGCCGGACGCGGAAGGCCACGAGCCGCACCCGCACGAGTCGCCCAGGTCGATGACCATCCCCATGATCATCCTGGCCTTCGGCTCGGTGTTCGCCGGCGCGTTCTTCGGCATCGGCAACCGCTTCCTGCACTGGCTGGAGCCCATCACCGGCCACTCCGAGGGCAATTCACCGGTCAGCGCGGGCGCCGTCACCGCCGGGACGATGGTGGTCCTGGTGATCGGCGTCGCCATCGCCTGGCTCGTCTACGGACGCAAGCCCGTGCCCGCGGTGGCCCCCAAGGGCTCGCTGCTCACCCGCGCCGCCCGGCGCGACCTGCTCCAGGACGACTTCAACCACGTGGTCCTGGTCCGCGGCGGCGAGCACCTCACCCGGTCGCTGGTCTACCTCGACCACTCCCTGGTGGACGGCGTCGTCAACGGCACGGCCGCCTCGGTCGGCGGGCTCTCGGGACGGCTGCGCAAACTGCAGAACGGCTACGCCCGCTCCTACGCGGCCTCGATGTTCGGCGGCGCAGTGATCCTCGTCGCCGCGACCCTGCTGATGAGGGCGGTCTGA
- the nuoK gene encoding NADH-quinone oxidoreductase subunit NuoK: protein MNPVNYLYLASLLFTIGAAGVLIRRNAIVVFMCVELMLNACNLAFVAFSRMHGNLDGQIIAFFTMVVAAAEVVVGLAIIVSLFRSRHSASVDDASLMKL, encoded by the coding sequence GTGAATCCGGTCAACTATCTCTATCTCGCCTCGCTGTTGTTCACCATCGGCGCGGCCGGGGTGCTGATCAGGCGGAACGCCATTGTGGTCTTCATGTGCGTGGAGCTGATGCTCAACGCCTGCAACCTCGCGTTCGTCGCCTTCTCCCGTATGCACGGAAACCTGGACGGCCAGATCATCGCCTTCTTCACGATGGTCGTTGCCGCCGCGGAGGTCGTGGTCGGGCTCGCGATCATCGTGTCGCTCTTCCGTTCCCGCCACTCGGCCTCGGTCGACGACGCCAGCCTGATGAAGCTGTAA
- a CDS encoding NADH-quinone oxidoreductase subunit J, whose protein sequence is MNYLTSTGEAFQFWVLGTVAVIGALATVLMRRAVHSALSLAGTMIILAVFYLANGAYFLGIVQIVVYTGAIMMLFLFVVMLVGVTAADSLKETIKGQRWLAVLCGLGFGILLIAGIANASLKSFTGLGKANANGNVQGLAALIFTKYVFAFEITGALLITAAVGAMVLTHQERTEKARTQRQMSEDRVRSKQLPPLPAPGVYARHNAVDVAGLLPDGTPSELTVMQTLRQRGQIRDVSSEAMADLRALEQRSEERLGRTSGHGHDAGIAGDRDRAGSDQRDRLDREEEEAK, encoded by the coding sequence GTGAACTACCTGACCTCCACCGGTGAGGCCTTCCAGTTCTGGGTGCTGGGCACGGTCGCCGTGATCGGCGCGCTCGCCACCGTACTGATGCGGCGTGCCGTGCACAGCGCGCTGAGCCTCGCCGGGACCATGATCATCCTGGCGGTCTTCTACCTCGCCAACGGGGCGTACTTCCTGGGCATCGTCCAGATCGTCGTCTACACCGGCGCGATCATGATGCTCTTCCTCTTCGTGGTCATGCTGGTCGGCGTCACCGCTGCCGACTCGCTCAAGGAGACCATCAAGGGGCAGCGCTGGCTGGCCGTGCTCTGCGGGCTCGGCTTCGGCATCCTGCTGATCGCGGGCATCGCCAACGCCTCGCTCAAGAGCTTCACGGGCCTGGGCAAGGCCAACGCCAACGGCAATGTGCAGGGCCTCGCCGCCCTCATCTTCACCAAGTACGTCTTCGCCTTCGAGATCACCGGCGCACTGCTCATCACGGCGGCGGTCGGCGCGATGGTGCTCACCCACCAGGAGCGCACCGAGAAGGCGCGGACCCAGCGGCAGATGTCCGAGGACCGCGTCCGCAGCAAGCAGCTGCCGCCGCTGCCCGCCCCGGGTGTCTACGCCCGGCACAACGCGGTGGACGTCGCGGGACTGCTCCCGGACGGCACCCCGTCGGAGCTCACCGTCATGCAGACGCTGCGGCAGCGCGGACAGATCCGCGATGTGTCGAGCGAGGCCATGGCGGATCTCAGGGCGCTGGAGCAGCGCTCCGAGGAGCGGCTCGGCCGCACGTCGGGACACGGCCACGACGCCGGGATCGCCGGTGACCGTGACCGGGCCGGCAGCGACCAGCGCGACCGGCTCGACCGCGAAGAGGAGGAGGCGAAGTGA